The Zonotrichia leucophrys gambelii isolate GWCS_2022_RI unplaced genomic scaffold, RI_Zleu_2.0 Scaffold_342_55370, whole genome shotgun sequence genome has a segment encoding these proteins:
- the LOC135441560 gene encoding olfactory receptor 14A16-like, whose product MFFFLLNLALTDLGSICTTVPKAMHNSLWDTRDISYTGCATQVFLIFFFLGSELSLLTIMCYDRYVSVCKPLHYGTLLGSRACAHMAAAAWASAFLNALLHTANTFSLPMCHGNALGQFFCEIPQILKLSCSKSYIRELGPLIGSAFLFFGCFVFIVFSYVQIFKAVLRIPSEQGRHKAFSTCLPHLAVVFLFISTSFFTYLKPLSMSSPSLDLVLSVLYSVVPPALNPLIYSLRNQELKAAVWRQMTGCF is encoded by the coding sequence atgttcttcttcctgctcaacctggccctcactgacctgggctccatctgcaccactgtccccaaagccatgcacaattccctctgggacaccagggacatctcctacactggatgtgctACACAggtctttctgatttttttctttcttggatCAGAACTTTctctcctgaccatcatgtgctacgaccgctatgtgtccgtctgcaaacccctgcactacgggaccctcctgggcagcagagcttgtgcccacatggcagcagctgcctgggccagtgcctttctcaatgctctgctgcacacagccaatacattttccctgcccatgtgccatggcaatgctctgggccagttcttctgtgaaatcccccagatcctcaagctctcctgctccaaatcctacaTTAGGGAACTTGGTCCTCTTATAGGtagtgcttttctgttttttggttgttttgttttcattgttttctcctatgtgcagatcttcaaggctgtgctgaggatcccctctgagcagggacggcacaaagccttttccacctgcctccctcacctggctgtggtcttTCTGTTTATCAGCACCTCATTTTTTACCTACCTGAAGCCACTTTCAATgtcatccccatccctggatctggtcctgtcagttctgtactcggtggtgcctccagccctgaaccccctcatctacagcctgaggaaccaggagctcaaggctgcagtgtggagacagATGACTGGATGCTTTTAG